The proteins below come from a single Cannabis sativa cultivar Pink pepper isolate KNU-18-1 chromosome 3, ASM2916894v1, whole genome shotgun sequence genomic window:
- the LOC115709022 gene encoding cytochrome P450 71AP13-like, whose translation MHMQDMFAAGTDTTFIVLDWAMIELITNPKALEEAQAELQSVLGERKVVLESDLPQLNYMRAVIKETFRLHPPAPVLVPRESLEHVTIEGYDIPAKTRIIVNAWAIGRDPETWEDPEIFKPERFLNSSIDFKGQDYELIPFGAGRRVCPAITFGIASIEIALAQLLHSFHWELPPGVTPKDLDMTEVFGITMHRKVGLEVLAKPRFS comes from the coding sequence atgcatATGCAGGACATGTTTGCCGCAGGAACTGATACAACCTTCATAGTCCTTGACTGGGCAATGATAGAGTTGATCACTAACCCCAAAGCATTAGAAGAAGCACAAGCTGAACTTCAAAGTGTTTTGGGAGAAAGAAAAGTGGTTTTAGAGAGTGATTTGCCTCAATTGAACTATATGAGAGCAGTCATTAAAGAGACTTTTAGACTACACCCTCCTGCACCAGTGTTAGTCCCTAGAGAATCTCTAGAGCATGTCACCATAGAGGGATATGATATTCCAGCCAAGACAAGGATCATTGTCAATGCTTGGGCAATTGGAAGAGACCCAGAAACTTGGGAAGATCCAGAAATATTTAAACCAGAAAGATTTTTGAATAGCAGCATTGATTTCAAAGGCCAAGATTATGAGCTCATACCTTTTGGAGCTGGGAGAAGAGTATGCCCTGCTATTACATTTGGGATTGCTTCTATTGAGATTGCTCTTGCTCAGCTTCTCCATAGTTTTCATTGGGAACTTCCTCCTGGTGTTACTCCTAAAGATTTAGATATGACTGAAGTTTTTGGTATCACAATGCATAGGAAAGTTGGCTTGGAAGTCCTTGCCAAGCCTCGTTTTTCTTGA
- the LOC115714982 gene encoding LOW QUALITY PROTEIN: glycine-rich RNA-binding protein GRP2A (The sequence of the model RefSeq protein was modified relative to this genomic sequence to represent the inferred CDS: deleted 2 bases in 1 codon), translating into MVDHCGGYPQVHSYDETMILVRKELKVSFLKIFESKIINDRETGRSRGFVAFSNEKAMRDAIEGMNGGYSRGGGGGGYGGGGYGGGGGYSRGGGGGGYGGGRREGGGYGGESGSGYGGRREGGGYGDGGGSRYSSRGSDGGAAVGNWRS; encoded by the exons ATGGTGGATCACTGTGGGGGTTATCCTCAAGTCCATTCCTATGATGAAACAATGATACTCGTAAGGAAAG AATTAAAAGTATCATTTTTAAAAATCTTTGAATCGAAGATCATTAACGACCGTGAGACTGGAAGATCAAGGGGATTCGTTGCTTTCTCTAACGAAAAGGCGATGAGAGATGCCATCGAGGGCATGAATGGTGGTTACAGCCGCGGAGGTGGAGGTGGAGGCTACGGAGGTGGAGGCTACGGAGGTGGTGGTGGCTACAGCCGCGGGGGCGGTGGTGGTGGATACGGTGGTGGCCGTCGTGAGGGAGGTGGATATGGAGGC GAGAGTGGTAGTGGATACGGAGGCCGACGTGAAGGTGGTGGCTATGGAGATGGTGGTGGTTCCCGTTACTCCAGCAGAGGAAGTGATGGTGGCGCCGCTGTAGGCAACTGGAGAAGTTAG